The sequence below is a genomic window from Sphingobacterium sp. ML3W.
CAATGTTTCTCCCTTTTTATTTTACTGTTTTTTTATATCACTTAATTGTATTCCTACAATTTATTAAGTAAATTAAACAAAATTAACGACGAGGACCAAAATTAATAAGCTTATGAAAGTTACAATAGTTGGAGCGGGAGCGGTTGGAGCAACAACAGCAGATAATTTAATAAGAAGAAACGTTGCCGAAGAAATCATCCTATTGGATATCAAAGAAGGTTTTGCAGAAGGCAAGGCACAGGATATGTCACAAACAGCTGCCTTATTGGGCTTCGACTCCAAGATAACAGGTGTTACCAGTGATTATAGTGCCACAGCAGGGTCTTCAGTTGCAGTTATTACCTCAGGAATTCCGCGAAAGCCAGGGATGACACGAGAGGAGTTAATAGGAACAAATGCCAATATTGTTAAAACAGTAGTCGATAATTTGGTAAAACATTCTCCAGATATCGTTATTGTTATTGTTTCCAACCCGATGGATACTATGACCTATCTGGCACTTAAAAGCTCTGGATTACCCAAAAATAGAATTATTGGTATGGGTGGAACATTAGATTCTGCACGATTTAAATACCAATTGAGTCAAAAATTAAATGCCTCAGCAAGTGACCTCAATGCTATCGTCATA
It includes:
- a CDS encoding malate dehydrogenase, with product MKVTIVGAGAVGATTADNLIRRNVAEEIILLDIKEGFAEGKAQDMSQTAALLGFDSKITGVTSDYSATAGSSVAVITSGIPRKPGMTREELIGTNANIVKTVVDNLVKHSPDIVIVIVSNPMDTMTYLALKSSGLPKNRIIGMGGTLDSARFKYQLSQKLNASASDLNAIVIGGHGDTTMIPLIKHATWNSIAVSDFLTEAEQDEVVQKTMVGGATLTSLIGTSAWYAPGAATAAVVESIVRNQNKLFTASVLLEGEFGLSDITLGVPVIINKNGWNKIVPLNLSEEEKQKLHKSADAVRNMNNVLKEINVL